The sequence GGTCTCCGTTGTCACCTTCAATTTTTAAGCTCCGTGGCGAAAATTATTTCAGGCATGTTAATCAGTACTTCTTTCCATCAGTTGGTGATTTGATCCATTCTTTGTTTTCTAGTGAAGGTTTGACGGTTTAAATATTAACAATCTATTGTGCAGAGATAAACAGAAATTCCCTGCTCCAGACTGCAGCCCATATGTACCATTTGGAGCTGATTTATTTGTCTGCCCTCAAAAGATAAATCACATTGCTCAACACCTTGAACTTCCTTCTGTGAAAGCACACGAGAAAGTGCCTGCATTGCTAATTGTTAATATACAGgttctctctctattttaaaatactcTCTGGTGTAACTACTTGAGCTGGATGAACGGAAACTTTCACGTCCGATTTTGAAGGGGGATATCCTATAGGATCCTTCATATGCTTAGTTTTTTATTCCTCAGAGTCGCTAAGGGTCATTGTTAATAGATTGTTTTAtagttcatttattttcatCTAGGACATGGACCATGCTTGTAATCTAGAGAAAGGGAGGAAGAAAAGACACAATAATACCCTAGTGAATTCGTTTAGATCCTTGTAGTATATGTATAAAACTgtgttgaatttattttttcaatgaattGTTGTGTTTTTCCCAGTGTATATTGCTATGGAACAGTGATAGGGAACAAAATTTTCTGTAATATTGGcaattgtaggttggtttgCTAGAGTGGATACTCGGTTTGTAGTGGTTAAATTCAAGTTAAATGCCATTAACTTACGCATACAATAGTGGATCTCAATTGTTTATTGTGAATTGCTTTTGGTGTTGTTACAGCTTCCTACTTACCCTGCTACCATGTTCCATGGTGAGTATGATGGGGAAGGCATGAGCCTTGTGTTATATTTCAAAGTATCCGATCATTTTGATGAAGAGATCTCTCCTCATTTTCAGGAAAGCATCAAGGTACTTACTCATCTTTACATATAATTTCcatatatatgattttgattATCCAAAATTAGTGCTCATGTTGTGTTCTTTCACAGAGACTTGTTGACGATGAGATGGAAAAGGTTAAAGGGTTTGGGAAGGAGTCCATGATTCCCTTTAGGGAAAGACTAAAAATTTTGGCCAGAGTGGTTAATCCTGAGGACCTCAAATTGAGTTCTACTGAAAGGAAGCTTTTACATGCTTATAATGATAAGCCAGTGCTTTCACGCCCTCAACACAATTTCTTCAAGGTAAAGAGAAGTTTCTTTTGTACTTCCAAGTTCACTTTCTTTACCAATAGCATCATACCATTCCCAATGTAATTATTAAGACCTCAAGTACTGTGTTAGATTATGGAATTCCAAGCTCTACTATTTTTCTACTTACAAGTTATAACGAAGTGTATCTTTTAGTTCTTATTATCAGACGTTTTGAGGTGATGAAAGGACTGCTGTAGCCGTGAGTCATTTTTAGACCCTTTAATGTGTCTAAAAAAGTTGAGAAATTTGACCTAACTTGTGCTAATGTTTCAATAGAGAATCATAGTATCAAATCCTATACAAACATCAGGTTCTTAACATGGCATCAAACTAATGTTGCTGTGTCTCTCATTATCCAGGGGCCTAATTACTTTGAAATTGACCTTGACATACATAGCTTCAGCTACATATCTAGGAAAGGATTCGAATCATTTCAAGACCGTTTGAAGTACGGGATACTTGATATGGGTTTAACCATCCAGGTAAAGTAATTGTCTTACCAATTACGTATTGTTGAACAAAATAActccaaaatttgattttggttaTTGCATACCAGTTTAAAGATTTGTTTTTGAGCATTTGATAGCTTGTTCAACTGttgttaaaaaatgaccaaGTTTTTCTCTCAATATTGATGACAGGCACAGAAACCAGAAGAACTGCCAGAGCAAGTACTCTGTTGTGTGCGTTTGAACAAGATTGATTTCGTAAATAGTGgtcaaataccaaaaataaattgtaactTTGAAAGATGATTGATTTGGATAGGCACATGCAGGATAATGCATTTAGAGCCAATGATTTCTGtaacagaaaaataaagaggCATTTATGATGTAAAAGTTTACCACACATTTAAATGAAATGAAGagagaattaaataaaatggatgaaaaatcaattttttagatGCACAAAATGAGCTGTTCTTAAATTATGTTCAAGTTGGAAACTACATTCTTAGTTATCCGTGCTACAAGATTATTAGTGagtttgttttttggttttactATTGACATACAGTGATTCTAATTCACTTTTACAAATCGCCCAGGGCAGATTTATTTATAAAGCTTAGGaaatttactttaaaattttcaattttatacttttaaatTCTCAAAGGTAAATCACTTATTTCATGATTTATCAATAACTCTAATCTATCTATGAAATGTTAATTAAGCGCCTGTTTGTTTCCcttttttgaaccaaaaaacaaaaaaagtgaataGGTGTAGAAGAGATAAATTCGGGGAAATCTTTGTGTTGCTACATTTGACATTGAGGATTGAGTTTTAAAGTGAACTCTGAAataagatagagagagaaaagagcgATCAGATCGAAGGggtgttgtgtttgtgtttgttaaGTTACTGGTTGTTCTAAAAGCTTAAATTATTgagatatgataaatttaatcatttaaccacatatttctaacactccccctcacgtTTAGCTAGCTAGTTAGTTGTGAGTTAGTTAGTTGAATACAACTGTCAAGTCTATTAGGGTAGTTACAATTTTCCCGCCCTGGTTTGTGTATATAAAAGGGGCTGagttatattattgtttataCCTTTTCATTCAATACAGAATTCATTCAATccttttctctatctctctaaacTGCAATTTCATTATACCATTGTTGAAGCTGTGTGTTCTGTATTCTAAcaatgtttatgtttgtttggtttggtggcCATGCGCAGTCAAGCTtataaatgaagaattttgtGTTTGGTAGGATTTCAACATCGCACGTTTTGGTCTCAAGAAACATAATTCTCACGTTTTCACATTGTCCTTTTTGAGTTGCA comes from Castanea sativa cultivar Marrone di Chiusa Pesio chromosome 3, ASM4071231v1 and encodes:
- the LOC142629279 gene encoding uncharacterized protein LOC142629279; this translates as MGSCTSKSNSRVKTPKKYFRRYRKGHSKVSTSIPDVPLNGIVDAGNCVGDFAVGKFVHLNFENGAATTHRISEVSNKAFHLTQLQWNQSQIGANGICQEEAWFDSVSVLESDSDEEYSSLHGDSFHSAGNATQLLQYETASCFVDSECRYEEFYGSYLKLDGGAHNPGEKAQENNLKSCQTLSSSPSLQRKQSAVIMYSFKTKSLDRIEKTEYCASEKFLYGPKAGLQIPCSPGEKPTSGCWSPLSPSIFKLRGENYFRDKQKFPAPDCSPYVPFGADLFVCPQKINHIAQHLELPSVKAHEKVPALLIVNIQLPTYPATMFHGEYDGEGMSLVLYFKVSDHFDEEISPHFQESIKRLVDDEMEKVKGFGKESMIPFRERLKILARVVNPEDLKLSSTERKLLHAYNDKPVLSRPQHNFFKGPNYFEIDLDIHSFSYISRKGFESFQDRLKYGILDMGLTIQAQKPEELPEQVLCCVRLNKIDFVNSGQIPKINCNFER